GCATTCATTGATATAGATAACTTTAAACAAATTAATGATAATTTTGGACATGATTATGGGGATATGATCTTAATATTATTTACAGAAACAGTAAATAAAATTATTAGAAAATCCGATATTTTTGCTAGATATGGTGGAGATGAATTTATAATTATTTTCCCAAATACGGAAATAGAAAATTCTAAAATTATTATGGATAGAATAAAAAAACAATTAAAAAATAACAAATATCCTATTTATATCTCATATGGACTTATTGAATTAGATAAACAGCTATCGTTAGAAAAAAACTTAAAAAAAGTTGATAAAGAAATGTACAATATGAAATTATATAACAAAAATGAGGCTAAATAAGCCTCATTTTTGTTATATATGTTGATTTTTATTGATTATCAGCTATTAATCACAATAACTACAAGTATGCTTGAGTATGTATGAGTATGCATATTTGACTATATGAAGAAAATTTCATAAAATAAATATGTATATGATTACAGTTTATAATAATAACAATAAAATTAAACATGTTATTAATATCACAATTTAAGGAGGCGTTATTATGTATAGAATAGCATTATGGGGTTTTGGTGCAATGGGAAGTGGTATTGCAAAGAACATTTTATCTAAATATGAATTAGAATTAGTAGGTGTACATGATACAAGATATGTTGGAAAAGATGTTGGTGAATTATTAGATATTGGAGAAATAGGATTAAAAGTATATGATTCTCCAGAAAAAATGTTAGATGAAACTAATCCAGACTTAGTTGTTATTGCAACTAATTCCTTTGTTGATATTGTAAAAGATCAAATTATTTTAGCTGCAAAAAAACATATTAATGTTATTACCATCGCTGAAGAAATGGCATATCCTTTCTATACACATCCAGAAGCAGCTGAAGAGATGGATAGTATTGCTAGAAGATACGGTGTATCAATTTTAGGAACAGGTATTAATCCCGGCTTTGTTTTAGACACATTAATTTTAGCATTAACAGGAGCTGCTTTGGATGTAGAACAAATAAAAGCTGCTAGAATAAATGATTTATCTCCATTTGGACCAACTGTTATGGAAACTCAAGGAGTAGGTACAACAGTTGAAGAGTTTGAAGAAGGATTAAGAACAGGAAAAATAGTTGGACATATAGGCTTTGAACAATCAATATACATGATTGCTGATGCTTTAGGATGGAATATTGATAAAATTGAACAAACTAGAGAACCAATAATTTCTAAAGTATTAAGAGAAACAAAATATGTAAAGGTTGAACCTGGAATGGTTGCAGGTTGTAATCACGTTGCAAGAGCATATATGAATGGAAAATTAGTTATAGAACTAAAACATCCTCAACAAGTAAGACCTGAATTAGAAAATGTGGATACTGGTGATTACATTGAAATAATTGGAGATCCAAATTTAAATTTAGCTATAAAACCAGAAATTCCTGGTGGAAAAGGTACAATTGCAGTCGCAACTAACATGATTCCAGCTGTTATTGAAGCCGAATCAGGACTATTATCTATGGCTGATTTACCTGTACCTAGAGCATTAATTGGAGATCTAACATTATAGGAGATGATTAAATGATCGCTAAAAAAGGAGATTGGGTTCAAATATATTTTATTGGATTAAAACCAGATCAAAGAGCAAATTTTCTTCCAGAGGACACAAAACGTGTTCCTCTGGAAATTCGTATAAAAGGTTTCTTGTTAAATGATGAAGCAAATATAGGAGAAAATGTAAAAATAGAAACTCCTGTAGGTAGAATAGTTGAAGGTAAATTAGAAGAGATTTATCCAGAATATACACATAATTTTGGAAAACCTGTAATTGAATTGCTTCATGTTGGAAAACAATTAAGAGAAATGATCGAAGGTGATCAAGAATGAAAGATTTAAGTTATGATGCAGTAATGTCTAGAAAAAATGAAATAATGAAAAAATCAGTTGGTGTCGATTATACAAAATATGAAATAGAAGGTATAGCTTTTGATTATGAAGAAATGATGAAAGATGCTGGTTATACTATTGATGAAATAAGAAAAATTCAACTCGAAACCGGTGTTGGTAATACTCCTTTAGTTGAATTAAAAAACATAAATAAGTTAATCAAAAAAATTGCTCCAAAAGGAAAAGGAGCTAGAATATTTGTAAAAGATGAAGCTACAAATCCTTCTGGTTCTTTCAAGGATAGAAGAGCATCTGTAAGTGCATATAGGGCTAAAATCCAAGGTTATAAAGGGATTATGGCTGCAACTAGCGGAAATTATGGAGCTGCTGTTGCTTCTCAAGCATCAAAAAGAGGCTTAAAATCTATTATTGTGCAAGAATGTTTTGATAGCAAAGGTGTTGGGCAACCAGAAATTTTAGAAAAAGCCAGAGCTTGTGAAGCATATGGCGCTGAAGTTGTTCAATTAAGTGTTGGACCTGAATTATTCTACTATTTCTTAGTTTTACTTGAAGAAACTGAATACTTTAATGCTTCATTATACACTCCTTTTGGTATTGCTGGTGTTGAAACATTAGGGTATGAAATAGCTGAACAATCTATGAATCAATTTGGCAAATTCCCAGATGCAGTAGTTATTACTCATGCTGGTGGAGGAAATTTAACAGGAACTGCAAGAGGACTTAAAAAAGCCGGTGCTGTTAATACAAAAATCATTGGAGCTAGTGTTGATCTACATGGATTACATATGGCATCAGATAATGATTTTAATAAAAAGTCATTTACAACAGGTCATACAGGTTTTGGTATTCCATTTGCAACATTCCCTGATAGATCAGATGTACCTAGAAATGCCGCAAGACCTTTAAGATATATGGATGAATATGTTTTAGTTACACAAGGTGAAGTATTCTATATAACTGAAATGTTAGCAAATATAGAAGGAATGCAAAGAGGACCAGCAGGTAACACTTCATTAGCTGCGGCCTTTGCTTTAGCTATGGAAATGGATGAAGATCAAATAATCGTTGTTAATGAAACTGAATATACAGGAGCAGGAAAATTACCTTCAGCGCAATTAACATTTGCAAAAGAAAATGGAATTGAAATTAAATTTGGCGATCCTATAAAAGAAGATGTCCCTGGTAAAAATATTGTATTACCTGATCATCCATCAAAAATTGGTGTAATAAAATATCCATTGGAAAAGTTGAGAAAATCATATATTAAAGAATTAAATAAAAGATATGGGAAAACAGAATTTTCAGAAAAAGAACTAGAGTTCATTGCACAAGACTTAAGAATTTCAGTAGATGAAGTAAAAAAGTTAATTGAGGAGGTATTATAATGGAACCAAGAAAAGTTGATTTTGAAGAAAAAGCTAAACATTTAATGAACATGACAGATGAAGAATTAGATAAATATTTTTGGGATTTAGTAGAAAAGGTTGTAGATCCACTAATTGATTTAGCTTCTACTCATACTTCACCATCAGTTGAAAGATCTGTTTTACTTAGAATGGGTTTTAATAGTATGGAAGCTAAAGCTTTAGTTGACAAATTCTTTGAAAAACACATTTTAGGTAAAGGTGCAGGTAATATTGTATATAAAATTGCTAAAGAACATAATATAGACTACATTCAAGCAGGAAGAGATTTAATTGCAGGAAAATACTGGGATGATGTAGATAGAATATTTGGAGGCGATAACAA
This is a stretch of genomic DNA from Marinitoga sp. 38H-ov. It encodes these proteins:
- the ortB gene encoding 2-amino-4-oxopentanoate thiolase subunit OrtB; its protein translation is MKDLSYDAVMSRKNEIMKKSVGVDYTKYEIEGIAFDYEEMMKDAGYTIDEIRKIQLETGVGNTPLVELKNINKLIKKIAPKGKGARIFVKDEATNPSGSFKDRRASVSAYRAKIQGYKGIMAATSGNYGAAVASQASKRGLKSIIVQECFDSKGVGQPEILEKARACEAYGAEVVQLSVGPELFYYFLVLLEETEYFNASLYTPFGIAGVETLGYEIAEQSMNQFGKFPDAVVITHAGGGNLTGTARGLKKAGAVNTKIIGASVDLHGLHMASDNDFNKKSFTTGHTGFGIPFATFPDRSDVPRNAARPLRYMDEYVLVTQGEVFYITEMLANIEGMQRGPAGNTSLAAAFALAMEMDEDQIIVVNETEYTGAGKLPSAQLTFAKENGIEIKFGDPIKEDVPGKNIVLPDHPSKIGVIKYPLEKLRKSYIKELNKRYGKTEFSEKELEFIAQDLRISVDEVKKLIEEVL
- the ortA gene encoding 2-amino-4-oxopentanoate thiolase subunit OrtA; the protein is MIAKKGDWVQIYFIGLKPDQRANFLPEDTKRVPLEIRIKGFLLNDEANIGENVKIETPVGRIVEGKLEEIYPEYTHNFGKPVIELLHVGKQLREMIEGDQE
- a CDS encoding ornithine aminomutase subunit alpha; amino-acid sequence: MEPRKVDFEEKAKHLMNMTDEELDKYFWDLVEKVVDPLIDLASTHTSPSVERSVLLRMGFNSMEAKALVDKFFEKHILGKGAGNIVYKIAKEHNIDYIQAGRDLIAGKYWDDVDRIFGGDNK
- the ord gene encoding 2,4-diaminopentanoate dehydrogenase; translation: MYRIALWGFGAMGSGIAKNILSKYELELVGVHDTRYVGKDVGELLDIGEIGLKVYDSPEKMLDETNPDLVVIATNSFVDIVKDQIILAAKKHINVITIAEEMAYPFYTHPEAAEEMDSIARRYGVSILGTGINPGFVLDTLILALTGAALDVEQIKAARINDLSPFGPTVMETQGVGTTVEEFEEGLRTGKIVGHIGFEQSIYMIADALGWNIDKIEQTREPIISKVLRETKYVKVEPGMVAGCNHVARAYMNGKLVIELKHPQQVRPELENVDTGDYIEIIGDPNLNLAIKPEIPGGKGTIAVATNMIPAVIEAESGLLSMADLPVPRALIGDLTL